A stretch of the Gossypium hirsutum isolate 1008001.06 chromosome D07, Gossypium_hirsutum_v2.1, whole genome shotgun sequence genome encodes the following:
- the LOC107952727 gene encoding uncharacterized protein, producing the protein MADNSHSNFKLKRHKMYPRVKVRVQEEEEDHFPPHNNNHHEPSLFLSFLESLSKQEKENKINSPPSNSISSITKAYITSPTPKDGGTVKKNKKQIGKDMKSNVKASSVLPPRAVLSSPDNDRMIGSINKLDYASSSASKKRPADVGTPSSPNIGKGPKPKTENVKHTPSAARTKIITKGGYNTDIVKPTPDSDVGKGPKAKNPGLAASTRKGVV; encoded by the exons ATGGCAGACAACAGCCATTCGAATTTCAAACTAAAAAGACACAAAA TGTATCCAAGGGTGAAAGTGAGGGttcaagaagaagaagaggacCATTTCCCACCCCACAACAACAATCACCATGAACCCTCTCTGTTTTTGAgctttctcgaatctctatccaaaCAAG AAAAGGAGAATAAAATCAATTCCCCACCTTCAAATTCAATTTCCAGTATCACAAAAGCTTATATCACTAGCCCAACGCCAAaag ATGGTGGAACAGTTAAGAAGAACAAGAAGCAGATTGGGAAAGATATGAAATCAAATGTAAAAGCTAGTTCAGTACTACCCCCTCGAGCTGTTCTGTCCAGTCCTG ATAACGATAGAATGATTGGGAGCATAAACAAGTTAGATTATGCAAGTTCCTCAGCTTCGAAGAAACGTCCAGCCGACGTTGGCACACCAAGTTCTCCCAACATTGGGAAAGGCCCCAAGCCCAAGACTGAAAATGTTAAACACACTCCAAGTGCAGCACGAACCAAGATTATTACCAAAGGTGGCTACAACACTGACATTGTTAAACCCACTCCAGATTCGGATGTTGGGAAAGGTCCCAAGGCTAAAAATCCTGGACTTGCTGCAAGTACTAGGAAGGGTGTCGTCTGA